One window of Gloeothece citriformis PCC 7424 genomic DNA carries:
- a CDS encoding four helix bundle protein, translating to MNQGAIKDHKDLKIYRIAFESAMKIFELSKKFPSEERYSLTDQIRRSSRSVCANLAEAWRKRRYEAAFVAKLNDSEAEAAETQTWIEFAVQCQYLDVEEGRNLYGSYNQVLAGLVNMINHPEPWLMKKAN from the coding sequence ATGAATCAAGGAGCTATTAAAGATCATAAGGACTTAAAAATTTATCGTATAGCATTTGAATCTGCTATGAAGATTTTTGAACTCTCTAAAAAGTTTCCCTCAGAGGAACGCTATTCATTAACCGATCAAATTCGGCGTTCATCTCGTTCTGTCTGTGCTAATTTGGCTGAAGCTTGGAGAAAACGTCGCTATGAGGCAGCTTTTGTCGCTAAACTTAATGACTCTGAAGCCGAGGCAGCCGAAACGCAAACTTGGATTGAGTTTGCCGTTCAATGCCAATATTTGGATGTAGAAGAGGGACGAAACCTCTATGGCTCATATAACCAAGTTCTTGCTGGTTTAGTTAACATGATCAACCATCCTGAACCTTGGTTAATGAAAAAAGCTAATTGA
- a CDS encoding thrombospondin type 3 repeat-containing protein, whose translation MDFPRTNKKLLSHSDKIKALHERELDLDFDGDGLTEREERKYGLNPLSPDTDGDGLYDGQEIAIHINPHLYSKVPPSVEKGSNKEQHRENYLHSVQTLLKNQELSYQALYNQIAGDDWLGRSLDERVIAAQLHSGSSLDQIKCSLAQSPYVQWHLEEGQWDKDSAIGYIGELTRQFGAKRTQEEEISE comes from the coding sequence ATGGACTTCCCTCGAACTAACAAGAAACTTTTAAGCCATAGTGACAAAATCAAAGCACTTCATGAACGAGAGCTAGACCTTGATTTTGACGGCGACGGACTAACTGAACGCGAAGAACGAAAATACGGACTCAACCCCCTGAGTCCTGATACTGATGGTGATGGTCTTTATGATGGCCAAGAAATAGCAATTCATATTAATCCTCACTTATACTCTAAAGTCCCTCCCTCGGTAGAAAAAGGCTCTAATAAAGAGCAACACAGAGAAAACTACCTGCACTCGGTTCAAACTCTTTTAAAAAACCAAGAGTTATCCTATCAAGCACTTTACAACCAGATTGCCGGTGATGATTGGCTCGGTCGTTCTTTGGATGAAAGAGTCATAGCCGCACAACTGCATTCGGGATCTTCTTTAGATCAGATTAAATGCTCCTTAGCCCAGAGTCCTTATGTGCAGTGGCACTTAGAAGAGGGTCAATGGGATAAAGACTCTGCTATTGGTTATATCGGGGAACTAACTAGACAATTTGGGGCTAAAAGAACTCAAGAAGAAGAAATTAGCGAGTAA
- a CDS encoding ParM/StbA family protein has product MADVTIAADFGASLGRAIYSTGSGYCKPELMLLDPQVVRVPAKSISNYEKYKIGQANPEDSAWVKFDQAHFAVGFLAKKNFHAVHCLESLKVDSAIPQALSIIGSVAQKKNLPSGFSLSLGILLPWNEFRDREKFTSQISTALSDYTFRGQQFCVQLESLTALPEGGGIFARGRVPQKPTLKLLSPKELTIAVIMLGYRNSSILVIEKGELTRGSTGDFGFARMVQKIQTFTSGQKADILVPVICSQRGQLGKRVLETLARSSRTELRNQEVEEIAEAIADARAEYIALLQNWLIQHLPSQTKIDEFIISGGTARYLKKELNYLLKGFGGSLNWCTGLEERILKTFGDVVSNQSLESRLADVYGLFYKLHNRPLPRIRETGEAGGAGEAGEAEGAGGVNWRKSPINYHDLGKNESRSY; this is encoded by the coding sequence ATGGCAGATGTGACCATTGCGGCGGATTTTGGGGCATCCCTTGGAAGGGCAATCTACAGCACCGGTTCCGGATACTGCAAACCCGAATTGATGTTGCTAGACCCTCAAGTGGTGCGTGTCCCTGCCAAAAGCATTTCTAATTACGAGAAGTACAAAATTGGTCAGGCCAACCCCGAAGATTCCGCTTGGGTTAAATTTGATCAGGCTCATTTCGCCGTCGGATTCCTAGCCAAGAAAAACTTCCACGCTGTTCACTGCTTGGAATCGCTGAAGGTGGATTCGGCCATCCCCCAAGCTCTGTCTATCATCGGCAGCGTCGCCCAGAAAAAAAATTTACCCTCTGGATTCTCTCTATCTCTGGGTATCCTGCTTCCTTGGAACGAATTTCGAGATCGAGAAAAATTCACTTCTCAAATCTCGACAGCCCTATCGGACTATACCTTTCGAGGACAACAGTTTTGTGTCCAACTTGAATCCTTAACAGCCTTACCCGAAGGAGGAGGTATTTTTGCTAGAGGGAGAGTCCCTCAAAAACCCACACTTAAACTGCTCTCCCCAAAAGAACTGACCATCGCTGTAATCATGCTCGGCTATCGCAATTCCTCTATCCTGGTCATAGAGAAAGGGGAATTAACGCGAGGCTCAACGGGAGACTTCGGTTTTGCCCGGATGGTACAGAAAATTCAAACCTTTACCTCTGGGCAAAAAGCGGACATTTTAGTTCCAGTCATCTGCTCTCAACGAGGCCAACTCGGCAAGCGTGTCTTGGAAACCTTAGCCCGTAGTAGCCGAACCGAATTACGCAATCAAGAGGTCGAAGAAATTGCCGAAGCTATCGCAGATGCCAGAGCCGAATACATCGCTCTGTTGCAAAACTGGCTGATTCAACATTTACCTTCCCAAACCAAAATTGACGAATTCATCATCAGTGGGGGGACAGCCCGTTACCTCAAAAAAGAATTAAACTATCTTCTCAAGGGATTTGGCGGCTCACTTAATTGGTGTACCGGACTTGAAGAAAGGATCTTGAAAACTTTTGGTGATGTCGTCAGCAATCAGTCTCTCGAATCGAGATTAGCTGATGTTTACGGTCTGTTTTACAAACTGCACAATCGCCCCTTACCCCGAATCAGAGAAACAGGGGAGGCAGGGGGAGCAGGGGAGGCAGGGGAGGCAGAGGGGGCAGGAGGAGTAAACTGGAGAAAATCTCCCATTAATTATCATGATTTAGGAAAAAATGAATCAAGGAGCTATTAA